From Anaerococcus urinomassiliensis:
ATATCATCTATTCTTTTTGACTTGAAAGTTTTACCTCTAAGATAATCTAGCTGGTCGACATGGTCAAAACTAACTTTGTAAGCTAGTAAAACTTGATTGTTTAGATCAAATCTTTTCTTTACAATTTCGTTAGTTTGTCTATCCCCATATTTTCTATCACCTATGATTGGAGTTCCATTTTTCTTTAAAGAATATCTGATTTGATGAGTTTTGCCTGTTATTAGCTCACACTCTAACAAAGTGTACTTCTTATTTGTTTCTAAGGGTCTAAACTTTGTTACAATTCTAGAACCATCTTTAGATGATTTGATCTTATTCTTGTTTTCATTTTTTGATATTCTAGTATCAATGGTAAAGGCTTCTTTGATTTCACCCTTTACTAAGGTTAGGTAATATTTTGATATTTTATTTTCCCTTATGGCTTTATTTAAGCTCCTTAAAGCGTTAGCATTTTTTGCGCCAATAACCAGACCTGCTGTATTTCTATCTAGCCTATTTACTACGGCCGGATTAAAGGTCCTATCAGACTTGTCTACTTGATTGGTTTTATACAAATATGAAAGCATATAGTCAACTAAATTATGGCCGTAATCTTGCTTTTTTGAGGAGTGAGTCAAAAGACCAGACTCCTTATCCATAATTATAATGTTTTTATCTTCATATACTATATCTAAATTAAAATCACTATCCTTAAAATCAGTTTTTGTAAGCCATTTATTATAATTTTCATCAGATATATACATCTTTATCTTATCATTTTCGTAAACATAGTCATCTGCTTTGGCTCTCTTATCGTTAATTTTAAAATTCTTTTTTCTGATATTTTTCTGTATAACAGATAAGGGTGCATTTTCAAAATATTTTCTTAGAAAACGATCAAATCTTTGGTTTCCTTGGTTTTTGTTTAATGTTATTTCAATCATACTAATAAGATTTATTGACGTAAGAATCAATAAGTGATGGTCTCAAACTTTCATCAAATACATTATTATCTCTAAGTTTTTTGAGTAAAACTTTGGATTTGGAATGTAGTATTACCTTGTCTATAGACTTAATATTTATCTCAAAAATTACACCTTTTAATCTTCTAGATTTTAGGTCAATAAAATAGCTGTCAACATCCTCATAATTAATCATTTCTAATAGTCTCATGCTAGCTATATCTTTCAAATAATAATAATTTTCTCTTTGATTTATTAACCTAATATAATTCTTTTTCTTTTTCTCATTGTGACTAATCTTATTAGCCTCTATATTTACTTTCTTTGCCAAAAGATTGTAGTATTGGTAATTGTATAAGGACTGGCTTATATTATCGATTGTGGAAAAAGGTTTTAAATCTAGTTTATTTATATAATTTAAGTTTGCATTTAAGAAAGATTGTTTATCAAGTTTTGATTCTTCCAATAAATCTATGCTTTCCTTTCTAAATGTCTCAAATGACTTTAGCTTTTCCTTTTCATTCATCATAATAAAAAACCGCCTCAATAGAGACGGTCATTTGTCAATATTATTGATTAAGTTCAATTATTGTTGCTTTATCTGACTCAGGAATATCTTCTTTTGACCAGTCTAGACTAAGGTAAATATCTGCTTTTGCATATTCTGATAGTTCACTTAAACTGTCTGTAAGTTTTTCAAGTTTTTCTTTATCAAAATCTATAATATCGTAAATTCCATCTACATATACTTTTCCAATATCATAGTCACGAGCCAAGATTCCTGCAATGAATCCTTTTAGTGCACAGTGGCAGTTAATATTGTAACTTTTTGCATTGATGAGTCTAACTTTGTGATCAGATATTCTAGTTCTATCCTTATCAGTTGTGATGAAAACTATATTGTTGACATTGTTTTCTTTTTCTTTGTTAGCCTCATCAACTAGATATTGTGTCTTACCTGTTCCTTCTTCTCCAATTACGTAATAAAGCATTTACATATCCCCCTTAATTTTATTAAACACTACTTTTTGAGACTTATCCCCTTGAACAAATCCATTTCTATTCATTTTTTCTATTATTTCATCTCTAATTAACCACCATGATGTATCCCAATTACAAAAGGCTGTTTCTTCCTTTGGTGCTCTCCCTACAAGCCTTTGAACGGCAACATCTTTTTTTATGATTCTTAGAAACTCGATAACATTTTCTATATACTCTTCCTTGCTCGGCATTGTAAATTCGTTATTTTGGTACATTTGGTATAATTTTGTGCCTTTAATAACAAATAGTGAATGTATTTTAATTTCTTTAACATTGAGAGCGTTGATTATCAAAGCTGTTTGTCTGACATCTCTTATATCATCCCAGGGTAGGGATAAGATAACATGGGTGCAAATACGAAAATCGTACTTATTAATCAAATTGCAAGCTTCGATAAATTCTGCTAAAGTTTCGCCCCTATTTAATATATCTAGGGTCTTATAATTCGCAGTCTGTAAGCCTAGCTCAAAAGTTATATCCTTACCATACTCATCACTCCATTTTTTAAGAAACATAAGCTTATCTTCAGTCACACAATCAGACCTAGTTGATATTGATACACCAACTATATAGTCTTTTTCGCAAGCTCTGATGATTTCCTTAAATTCTTCTAAAGTCATATAAGTATTGGTAAAGTTTTGAAAGTAAGCAATAAATTTATTTGCTTTGTATCTTTTGCCAATATAATCTTTATTTTGGCTAAGCTGGGCATCGACACTTAAATATGATGGCAAATTTTCAAAAGAGCCACCACTATCACCGCAAAATATACATCCACCATAGCATTTGGCCCCATCTCTATTTGGACAGGTCAATGATAGCTTTACAGGAAGTTTATAGACTTTTTCACCATAGGTATCTTTGTAGTACTGACTGATAGAATAATACGGATTATTCATCAAAATCTTCTACATCTTCCTCTTCTGATTCATCTTCAATTTCTAAGTCTGAATTGTAATCTTCTACAACTTGATCTATAGCTTCATCATCCCAATAGTGGGTGAATAAATGGAAAACTTCTTCTAATTCTTCCTCATCATCTATTAATCTTAGGTCAATTTCTTCTTCTTCGAATGAATCCTCATAGTAGAATAAATAAATTTCATAGCTTTCACTAGAAATCAAAGCCACATAATCTGTGCCATCAACTGAAAATATATCCAGTAAATAACACTCATCGCTAGCATCACCTAAATCGATTTCAATTATAGCCTTTCCTTCATTTTTTAAAAACTCTACTTCATGATCATGCAATTCTAATTTTTCTGTCATAAGCTACTCCTTATAGTTTTGCTAAATGGGTTAGGGCAGTATCCACTAATTTTATTACATCTGCGATATCTTCTAGTGGAGAAAAATAATTGCCACTCTCCCCTTGTTTATATTCTACCCCTAATGAAATCAAGTTAACATCTAAATTGTTAAAAATTATACTTGAATCTAGTGAATATTGTGTTTTTGCCACATCAAGTTCTTCTCCTGTTAAATCATTGAAAGCTTGTTTGAAGACTTCAGTTAAGTTATCTTTACTGTTTTTCCACCTTGGTATTATTAAACCACTTTCTATATTAGCCGAACTAATTTTTGCAGCCATTTTTGTTGTTTTGAGCATTTCTTTCATTGATTCACTAGTCAAAGACCTATAAACTATGATGAAATTGAAAAATTCTTCACTGGTTCTAGATATAGATAAATTGATAGATGATATAAGTTCGTTATTCAAATTATCAACAGCATATGCGCCAGATGGAACAAGCTCTATAAAGGAAGACAAGTGTTCAAATGATACTTGAGTAATTGGGTTAAATTCACTTAGATTGATTTCTTCCATAGTAAAATCCATATTAGGCTCATGCTTTAAATTCTTTTCCATATATTCATTTTTAATTAAATCAAAAATATCTTCTAGGTCACTAACAAAGTCAGATTTGATTACAAAATCTATATGGCCAAAACTTGGTATCCTATCGTACCTATCTCCTGCTTGAAGATTTATAATATTAAGGTCTACTTTAGCTTTCATTTTTCTAATAAAAGTGACTAGGGATTTTATAGAATTTATCCTAACCTTATCAAGGTCAGATCCACTATGTCCACCTATCAGATTAGATAGACTAATTCTAAAAATCTTATAGTCATAGTCTGGATAAAACCTTTCTACTGGAATATTTATTTTCGACAAAATCAAAGAACTAAATTCATTTGCTAAGCACCTTGATTGTCTAAGGTTAAGATTGATAATATTCTTACTCCTCAAAAGAAAATACAAAGCCTTGTAGTCTCTATTCTCTTTTTGAATATTATTTTTAGTAATCAAAACATCAAAATCATTAGAAGATTTTTGTAAAAGCTCATTAATCGCTAACAAGGAATTAACATAGTTTAAATCATTGCTAGAATACAGATAAAGACCATCTTCGCTCAATGATATTTGAGAATCTTTTATATTTGAATCAATATTTAGATGCAATACAGCTTTGGGATTGTCACCTTTTTTGATATAAATGGAGTCATCAAAGTAAGAAACATCATATTTAGATGAATGAATTATAAATTGATCGACATATGACTTTTCACTTGTCAAAACTCCTAAAGATTCAAATTGTCTTAAATTTTCTTGAAGATTACTTATCGTATTTGCATAATCCATAACTTTTGCCTAATAGTATTTTTTGACCTCAGATTCTTTATAAAGATCATTTACTAGTTCTAAATATTTTTCCTGTCTTTTGATCATTTCGTAGGTTGATCTAACATTATCTTTAATGTCTTCAAAGTTTTGTTCATTTATATTTTTGTCATCAAGTTTTATCAAATGATAGCCAAATTGAGATTTGACTGGTTTTGATACTTCTCCTATAGATAGCTTATCTAGTCCTTCTTGAAATTCAGCAACCATAACTCCTTTTGGAAATGTTCCTAGAGAGCCACCATTATCCTTTGATGGGTCAATGGAGTATTTTTTAGCAGCTTCAGCAAAATCCAGACCATTTGCTATCTCTTCTAGTATTTTATTAGCTTCCTTTTCATCTTCTACCAAGATATGGGAAGCTTTATATGTGGTCGGACTGAATAATGTATCCTTGTTCTTATTGTAATAATCAAGGACTTCATCATCGTTTATAGTTACTTCATTGAAAATCTTATGCATAGCATAGTTTTTTAGCATATCATTTTTGACTTCTTCGAGTCTGTCGATAAACTCTTCTTCTTGGTCAAAATTATTTTCTTTGGCGTTTTGAAGTATAAGTTCCTGGTTAACAAGTTCATCAGACAATATATTAAAACCTTCTTTGGAATTAAATCTTTGCTTATCTTCTATGCCAGCCAAAAGATGAAATACATCATCTTCGTATATTTTTTTGCCATTTACCTCTGCCAATAATTTATTTTCGCTCATTGGTTCCTCTTTACTAGTTCAATTTTGTTGTTATATATCTTGATATCGTTATTTTTATAAAGTCTGCCTATGGCTCTTTTAAAGGATGATTTGCTTATGCCAAATATGGCATTAATTTTATCTGGACTAGACTTATCAGATAGATTAAGTAATCCATCGTGGTCTATTAGATAATCCAAAATCATGTCACTGTCATTATCAATTTCTAGGTAAGCCCTTTGTCTTAAAGATAGTTCAATCTTTCCATCATCTTTGACTTCTTTAACCCTAGCTTCAATTAGTTCACCTTCAACGTGAACTCCCCTTAATTCGTCCATCCTTAGTAGGGAATCGTACTTATTATCTATTGCAACAAAAGCACCAATTGACTTATTTATAGAATAAATTCTGCCAGTAACTTCATCATTTTCATTAAATTCGTGATCAGTTGTAAGTAAATCACGGATTTTGCTAGTTAGATAAATAAAGCTGTTACTATCTAACTTGAAAGCAACAGGATAGGTCATATGCATGATAAGTCTATAAGTTCTTTCTGTAAAAGGCATAAAAACATGGTTTCCTCCTTCTATTTCAAAGTAGACACCCTTCTTATCAACTTTTACAGCTTCTAGATCATAAATTTTATCAACTTCATAGGGAAAATCTCTACTAGCTCTTATTAAATTATCGTAGTCTCTATATAAATAAGCTTCTACTTTTTCCCCTTGATGAAAATCTTTGACTTCTTTCTTATCTATTGCGGCATCTCCAAACTTAGTCTGTAAATATGCCTTATTTTTTGTAAATCTTTTTATCTTATATTCTTTGATAACAAACTCCTAATTTAATTGTTTTAATGTGAATCCTTCTCCAAATACTTCAGATATAGTATTTGTGAATATAAATGCCCTGTCATCAACCTTTAATATATCATCTTTGATAAGTGGATATCTCCTAAAGGTAGAAACAGTTAGAATAAGCTTTTTTTCTCTTCCTGTATAACCACCTTCGGCATGGAGGAGTGTTACCCCCCTATGGTATTTTTTAATAAGTATATTATTGATTTCTTCATATTTATCGCTAATAACATATACAGCAATCTTCCTTCCAAGACCTTGCATAACATAATCTAGGGCAATGGATTGGATAATTATTGCAAGTGAAGCATACATAGATTTTTCTATACCTATTACAAAAGCTGATAATATTACTACTGTAAAATCGGCAAAAAATAGAGAAATGTGTATAGGAACACTTGTATATTTATTAATAATAGTTGCTATAACATCTGTTCCGCCTGAAGAACCACCATTGTAGAATATTAGGCCAAGACCAGCCGCAATAACTATAGGTCCACACAAGGTATTTAATAGCGCATTACTAGAAAGGCTAAAATCAGGTAGAAATCTTTCAAATAAAATTATTTCTATTGATACAGTTACAGCAGATAGAAGAGATTTTTTTGCAAAATCTATGCTTACAAATATGCCACCCAAAACCAATACCAAGGCATTTAAGATAAAGTTGATTATTCCTAGGTCAATATTGAACAGGTTTGAAAATACAAGCGATAGACCAGATACTCCACCAGCTGAAATATCATGGATTAACAAGAAAAAATAAAGGCCTGCACCTAAGATCAAAGATCCTACAAAAATCGATATATTCTTTTTCATCCTCTACCTCCACTATCTTATAGTAAAAGCTTATCATAAAAATTTAATTTCGTAAATGAAAATAAAAAAGAGAGCCAAAGACTCTCTCATATCCACTGAGGAATTTCTTGATTATAATTATCATACATCAAAAGTAATAATTTTTCCTCTTCCTTGCTAAATAAGCAAGGCTTTGATGATCTAGCATTTACAATATTTTCTAGTATCAAATAAGCCTGGTAGAGGGCGAGGAGTCTGAAAAATTTAATGGGGGCTTTTTTCCCGTCAAAATAACCATTAATAACTCCTCTAGAAAACTCTGGTTTTTTTATAGCAATTCTGTTTATACTTGTAAAATCAAATATAGGATCACCGACATCTTTAAAGTCTGTGGCTAGGATATTAAATTTGTCGTCAATAATAATATCATCAAGGCTAATGCCGCTTAGCAAATAGCTTGTTTTAACAGACCTGGTTATGTGCTGATTGTGGCTAATGTAGTCTGCCAGTATATAATCATTATCTCCGATAATATCACAAAGACCATGCCTATAAAAAAGATAGTTGGATTTTGTCTTGCACAGTTTATACCAGTTGATATCAACACTTGTTGGTAGGCTATGAAATTCTTTTAAAAATTCACCAAACTTATGACCCATGTCATATTGATCTTTTTCATTAGATTTATCTAAGTATTCTCTTAAAGATATAAAATTGTCAAAATCATAGATATAATAGTATTGATTTAATTCTTCCAAAAAATCTTCATCAATAGGCTTTGAAAATTTATCAAATTTATTTATAGATTCACTATAATTTTTATGTGAATTATCATATAACTTCAGCAAATAAGACCTATTATCAGCCTTTATTTCATAATTATTCTTAGAAATATAGGTGATATCTTGATTGGATAATTCATAATCGAAAAATTCAATTTTTTTAAGTGTATCTATTATTTTTTTATCCATTTTATTTATTTTTATTAATTTCTTCTTCCACTTCTTCTGGGCCTTCTAAATCTAAGAGCCTATTAGAAAAGTCTTCGCATTCTTTAAAAGATGAGTTTATTATGATATCCTTAATTTCTGCTACTTTTGCTGATGCTGATGAGAACTCATCTAAACCTAGGCCTAGTAATAGTTCTGTTGCAAATGTATCAGATGCGAACTGTCCACACATACCTGTCCATTTGCCAGCCTTGTGAGAAGTATCTATAACGTGTTTAATAGCTCTTAATACGGCAGGGTTATAGTTAGAATATAGCTCAGAAATAAATTCATTGCCTCTATCTACAGCTAGTGTGTATTGTGATAGGTCATTTGTTCCTATTGAAAAGAAATCGACATATTTTATTAGCTTGTCTGCCATAAATACTGAAGCAGGTGTTTCAACCATTATTCCAACATCAAGGTCTTTGTTATAAGCGATGCCCTCTTTGTCGAATTCTTCTTTGATTTGTTCAATTAATTCCAAACTCCTCTTAATCTCAGATACACTAATTACCATAGGTATCATTATTTTTAGATTTCCAAAGGCAGACGCACGAACTAGAGCTTTTAATTGGGTTATAAATATATCTTCCCTATCTAAGCAAAGTCTTATTGCCCTATAACCTAAAAATGGGTTATCTTCTACAGGGAATTCAAAGTAATCTAATCCTTTATCTCCACCAATATCTAGAGTTCTGATTATAAGAGGCTTTTCACCTAGCATCTCTGTAGCTTCTTTGTATACGTCAAATTGCTCTTCTTCTGTTGGGAAGTGGTCATTTTCCATATATAAGAATTCTGTTCTAAATAGTCCTACTCCATCGCAGCCATTTTCAATAGCAATTTTTAGGTCTTCAATATTTCCAATATTTGCAGAAACTTCTACATGGCGATTATCTTTTGTTACTGCTTCTTTATCTTTTATCGAAGAAAGTCTTTCTTTCTTTTCTTTTTGTTCTTTGATTTTAGATTCATATTCGGATATTAATTCATCAGATGGGTCTATAATTATAAAACCTTCATTTCCATCTATTATGGCTTTTTCTCCACCCTCAATCTTTGTTGAAATATCTTTCATACCAACTAAAGCCGGCATATCTAATGTTTGGGCAATGATTGAAGTATGACTTGTTTTACCACCTAGATCTGTAGCAAATCCAACTACATTATCTTTGTTCATATTTGAAGTATCAGATGGAGTTAATTCTTTAGAAATCACTATAGAATTTGGCTCAATTAAAGATAAATCTTTTGGCTTGATGCCCTTTAATTTAAACATCAATTGATATCCTATATCTTTGTAATCGCTTGCTCTCTCTTTTAGATATTCATCATCTATTTGACTCATTATTTCTACCATTTCATTGATGGTTTCATTTAGAGCAAGTTCAGAGTTCTTGAATTCATTGGAAATTTTACTTTCAATTGTGTCTGAGAAATATGGGTCTTGTAATAACTCTTTGTGAGCATTAGCAATATTAATTTGAGCTTCATTTGCTCCATTTGTATCACTAAGTTCATCTAGATAAGAGTCTAGTGCATTATGAATTCTAGTTTTTTCTTCTTCGACCATATTCTCACTTATTTTATTTTGGTCTACAGCCACTTCTTGCCTATTAAAAAGGTAGATTGTACCTATAGCAAGTCCACTAGAAGCCTTGATTCCTTCATATTTGGTATTCATATTCTTCCCTTCTAAACAAAGTATAAAAAAAGGATACTTAATCAGTACCCTCTTACTAGTTAAATTATTCTGATAAGTTTTCTATAAAATCTACTAATTCGTCAACAAATTTTTCTTCGTCTTCACCTTCTGCAATTAGAGTAATTTCTGTACCTTTTGCAATTCCAAGGCTCATAACGTTGAAGATTGATTTTGCATTAGCTTCTTTACCGTCTTTTATAATTTTAACTTCACCAGGATAGTTTTTAACAAATTGAACTAAACTTGCTGCTGGTCTAGCGTGTAAACCTGTTTCATTGCTTACAACAACTTTTCTTTCTGCCATAATAATAGCCTCCTATATTCTTTTTCTATGTTTATATTATAATTGAAATTGTTTATATTTTCAACTTAAAGACTTGCTTGATTCTCTTAATTTAAGGTTTGCATCTATTATCCAATCGTCAGTTAAGATGTCATCTTCTTGACGAATTCTCTTTATCAATGCTCTTATAGCTATTGCACCAATATCATAGTATGGAATAGCCATAGTTGTAAGATTTGGCCTATAGATACTTGCTATTGATCCATCTCCAAATCCTGCTACAGATAGGTCATTTGGTACATTGATTGCATTGTCAGTACAATAATCTATAAAACCTATAGCTAGCTCATCAGAACAACAAGCTACCGCACTGATATCATTTTCTTTGCAAAGAGCAATGGCCTCTTTTCCAATCTCGTATCCATCATTACTTGTCTTGCCATTACATTCTAAATAGTAGGAATTTTTGCCAAGCTCATTACAAGCTTTTTCATATCCAGATTTTTTGGCTTGTTTTAGGATATTGTCGGCACTATCGTTTAAAAACAATACATTTTCATGACCTGACTCAAAGAGATGCTTTACTAGCCTATATTGTTCTGTTTCATAGTCGATTCTTACTGTATGTAGTGTTTTAAATGAATGATACTTATCTAATAGAATAAATGGAATTCTTGTTTCTCTAAGTTTTAGAAGTGTCTCATCGCTAACATCTTCTGCTATGATTACCAAGCCTTCTACTTGCTTAGTAGCAAGAAAATCAATAGAATTATTAATTTGCTCTTCTTGTCCATAAGAAGAAGTTAATAGCATATCATACTTATAGAGCCTACCTATTTCTTCTATACCTCTTATAAGCTGTGCCATATATTCTATACCAATATCTTGAACTATAACACCAACTAAGTTTGACTTTCTCATTACAAGTGATCTTGCAAGTTCATTTGGCTTAAAATCAAGCTTATTAATGGCATCAAGTACTTTTTGTTTAGCTTCAGGGCTTACTGGTTTTGAATTATTCATTACCCTAGATACTGTAGATATAGATACTCCAGCCAATTTTGCTACATCTTTTATTGTTGGTTGACCCATATTTTCACCTTCCTAAGAAAAAGAGTCATCGTTTTGATGACTCTTGATTCATTATCTACCAGATATTACATTTCTTACTATATCTATTACATCCATAATCAATGATGAATAATCACCAACAGATGCGATTCCAGCTCCTACAGTATCAATACTATCAACAGCTGTTTCACCGACATAGTTTACAGTGTCTCTGATGTCATCAGTTATACTATTGACATTTGTCATAGTATCGTTAGCCTTTGCTATAGCCATTCTTAGATTTGGGTCTTGAACAACTGTGTTAACATTTGCTACTAACGAGTTTGCTTGATCAACTACTCCAGGAAGTTTTTCAATAACATCATCTAAATTGTCTGCATTCTTATCTAAAACTTCTTGGACTGAGCCAACTAACTTGTTTACACTTGCTAAAGTTTTAATCAAAAACACTAGTGCAACTATACCTACTATAGTCAGTATTATATTTCCAAGAAGATTAAAATTAATAGTAACCATTTAAAACTCCCTAGTTCTTTTTATTTTTCTTATCAATCTCAATTTTTACTTTTTTATCAGCGCTTTTAGTTTCCTCAGCTTTATCTTTTGCAAGTTCTGCTGTTTTATCAGCGCTATCTTTTACTTCTTCCTTTGCATTGTTAGCTTCTTTTACGTTTTCTTCGTGTTTTTCACTAGTTACTTCAGCAGCTTCTTTAGCGCCTTCTTTGACATCACTTGCTACATCTGTTGCAGTATTAGAAATAATCTTTCCTAATTCTTCTGCACCTTCTGAAACGTTGTCTTTAACATTTCCAGCTGTTTCAGCTAATTGTTTACCAGTTTGTCTAGCAATTTCTTTGCCATGGTCAAATCCTTCTCTAACTGGTTCAAGGTCTGTATATGCTCTATATTTCATATCTTCATAAGAATCTTTAGCATTGTCAACCATATCAGCTGCACTATCTACTAAATCATTTGTAGTATCTTTTACAGTTTTAACTGTTTCATCAAATGCATCACTGATATCTTCTCTAGTTTCTTTACCAGATTTTGGAGCTAATAGTATACCAGCGGTAACACCAACTAATGCTCCAAGTAGAGCACCTTGGGTTCTCATTCTACTGTCGTGATTTTTAGCTTTCCAAATCTCGTATTTGATTTCTCTTTGTTTAGCGCGTGCTTTGTCTTCAATATAATCTGTTATTGACATATATTTAATCTCTCCTTTTAAGTTTTGATATCTATTATATACCCACAAACCATAGGTATATAACAATAATTATAAAAAAATCCTAAGGTGGCCCTACATTATAACCTTCGCTTTTGTGAAGGTGGGCAAGCCGTCTAGAATTTCTGAAGTCCACTCTCTGGAGGCATTCCATCCAAACTAGAACAAAGCAATCCCTTATAATTGTTGTAGGTTTAAATTCGGACCTGTCTTCCTTAGGATGTCTTAATTATAATATATAGGGAAAAGTTTTTCAAATTAAATATTGACTAAAAGATGGCTTAGACTTTATATCTATAAACTTTCGGTCAATAAATCTTTTAAATTTTATCTCATAACAATGTAGCAAAAACCTATCCATTTCTATATTTGAACCATATAGCATATCGCCTATTATAGGATGACGCAAATATGATAGTTGTGACCTGATTTGGTGGGTTTTGCCAGTCTTTATGTCTACTTTTATATAGCTAATATTATTTTTCTGATCGTATTCGATAGTTTTAAACTGACTTACTGCAAGTTTTCCATCTTCGCCCACTTCATATCTTTTCCTATCTTCATTGTAAGTAAGTTTAGTTTTAAGAGTCCTATTAATATTTACATTGCCATTTACTACTGCCATATAATATTTATAAAAATCATTGTTCTCTATTTGCTTTTGATAGTAGGCAAAGGCGTAGGGATTCTTGGCAACCATCAATAAACCCGAGGTGTTCATATCAAGTCTATTTATAAACCTTACCTTGGACTTAATATCATTTTCTTTAAAATAATAGGCTATATGATTTGCCAGGGATTCTTGACCTTTGGAGTTTACAGTGAGATTTGCTGGCTTGTCTACTACTAATATATGAAAGTCTTCATAGACTATATCTAACTTAGCTTTAATAGGTTCGTAGTCCAAGTTTTCATCTTCTATGGGAATCTTTAATATATCACCACTTTTTAAATCCTGGTTATTACTAGTATTAATATCATCAATAATGTATCCTGCTTTTACTATGTCAGTAATTGCTCTTTTTGAGAAAGCATTTTTTTCTAAAAATTTTTTAACTTTTATGTCTTTGTTTATTTTAAAACTAATGTAATTCATTTTCAC
This genomic window contains:
- a CDS encoding TIGR01212 family radical SAM protein (This family includes YhcC from E. coli K-12, an uncharacterized radical SAM protein.) is translated as MNNPYYSISQYYKDTYGEKVYKLPVKLSLTCPNRDGAKCYGGCIFCGDSGGSFENLPSYLSVDAQLSQNKDYIGKRYKANKFIAYFQNFTNTYMTLEEFKEIIRACEKDYIVGVSISTRSDCVTEDKLMFLKKWSDEYGKDITFELGLQTANYKTLDILNRGETLAEFIEACNLINKYDFRICTHVILSLPWDDIRDVRQTALIINALNVKEIKIHSLFVIKGTKLYQMYQNNEFTMPSKEEYIENVIEFLRIIKKDVAVQRLVGRAPKEETAFCNWDTSWWLIRDEIIEKMNRNGFVQGDKSQKVVFNKIKGDM
- a CDS encoding zinc-binding metallopeptidase family protein, with protein sequence MDYANTISNLQENLRQFESLGVLTSEKSYVDQFIIHSSKYDVSYFDDSIYIKKGDNPKAVLHLNIDSNIKDSQISLSEDGLYLYSSNDLNYVNSLLAINELLQKSSNDFDVLITKNNIQKENRDYKALYFLLRSKNIINLNLRQSRCLANEFSSLILSKINIPVERFYPDYDYKIFRISLSNLIGGHSGSDLDKVRINSIKSLVTFIRKMKAKVDLNIINLQAGDRYDRIPSFGHIDFVIKSDFVSDLEDIFDLIKNEYMEKNLKHEPNMDFTMEEINLSEFNPITQVSFEHLSSFIELVPSGAYAVDNLNNELISSINLSISRTSEEFFNFIIVYRSLTSESMKEMLKTTKMAAKISSANIESGLIIPRWKNSKDNLTEVFKQAFNDLTGEELDVAKTQYSLDSSIIFNNLDVNLISLGVEYKQGESGNYFSPLEDIADVIKLVDTALTHLAKL
- a CDS encoding DUF6648 family protein, with the protein product MMNEKEKLKSFETFRKESIDLLEESKLDKQSFLNANLNYINKLDLKPFSTIDNISQSLYNYQYYNLLAKKVNIEANKISHNEKKKKNYIRLINQRENYYYLKDIASMRLLEMINYEDVDSYFIDLKSRRLKGVIFEINIKSIDKVILHSKSKVLLKKLRDNNVFDESLRPSLIDSYVNKSY
- a CDS encoding S1 RNA-binding domain-containing protein, which produces MPFTERTYRLIMHMTYPVAFKLDSNSFIYLTSKIRDLLTTDHEFNENDEVTGRIYSINKSIGAFVAIDNKYDSLLRMDELRGVHVEGELIEARVKEVKDDGKIELSLRQRAYLEIDNDSDMILDYLIDHDGLLNLSDKSSPDKINAIFGISKSSFKRAIGRLYKNNDIKIYNNKIELVKRNQ
- a CDS encoding YitT family protein produces the protein MKKNISIFVGSLILGAGLYFFLLIHDISAGGVSGLSLVFSNLFNIDLGIINFILNALVLVLGGIFVSIDFAKKSLLSAVTVSIEIILFERFLPDFSLSSNALLNTLCGPIVIAAGLGLIFYNGGSSGGTDVIATIINKYTSVPIHISLFFADFTVVILSAFVIGIEKSMYASLAIIIQSIALDYVMQGLGRKIAVYVISDKYEEINNILIKKYHRGVTLLHAEGGYTGREKKLILTVSTFRRYPLIKDDILKVDDRAFIFTNTISEVFGEGFTLKQLN
- a CDS encoding peptidylprolyl isomerase; protein product: MSENKLLAEVNGKKIYEDDVFHLLAGIEDKQRFNSKEGFNILSDELVNQELILQNAKENNFDQEEEFIDRLEEVKNDMLKNYAMHKIFNEVTINDDEVLDYYNKNKDTLFSPTTYKASHILVEDEKEANKILEEIANGLDFAEAAKKYSIDPSKDNGGSLGTFPKGVMVAEFQEGLDKLSIGEVSKPVKSQFGYHLIKLDDKNINEQNFEDIKDNVRSTYEMIKRQEKYLELVNDLYKESEVKKYY
- a CDS encoding RluA family pseudouridine synthase, which encodes MIEITLNKNQGNQRFDRFLRKYFENAPLSVIQKNIRKKNFKINDKRAKADDYVYENDKIKMYISDENYNKWLTKTDFKDSDFNLDIVYEDKNIIIMDKESGLLTHSSKKQDYGHNLVDYMLSYLYKTNQVDKSDRTFNPAVVNRLDRNTAGLVIGAKNANALRSLNKAIRENKISKYYLTLVKGEIKEAFTIDTRISKNENKNKIKSSKDGSRIVTKFRPLETNKKYTLLECELITGKTHQIRYSLKKNGTPIIGDRKYGDRQTNEIVKKRFDLNNQVLLAYKVSFDHVDQLDYLRGKTFKSKRIDDIENLKNELFKM
- a CDS encoding DUF1292 domain-containing protein; its protein translation is MTEKLELHDHEVEFLKNEGKAIIEIDLGDASDECYLLDIFSVDGTDYVALISSESYEIYLFYYEDSFEEEEIDLRLIDDEEELEEVFHLFTHYWDDEAIDQVVEDYNSDLEIEDESEEEDVEDFDE